Sequence from the Suncus etruscus isolate mSunEtr1 chromosome 1, mSunEtr1.pri.cur, whole genome shotgun sequence genome:
tttctttagccattcattgttgaagggcagcttggttggttccagagtctggctattgtaaacagtgcagcaatgaatataggtgtgaggaagagatttctgtattgtatttttgtgttcctagggtatatcgctaggaatggtatagctgaaaTGTATGctagctcaatttccaatttttggaggaatctccatatcgctttccataaaggttggacattgccaccagcagtgaataagagttcctctctctccacatccccgccagcactgcttgttctcattctttgtaatgtgtgccaatctctgtggtgtgagatggtacctcatagttgttttgattcacatctccctgatgattagtaaagtggaacatttttttcatgtgcctttaaatggccatttgtatttcttcattgtcaaagtgtctgttcatttcttctccctattatttaatgggattagatgttttatttttcttgtaatgttctgtcagtgccttgtatattttggatattaggcccttatctgatgggtattgggtgaatattttctcccactcagtgggtggctctcgtatcctgggcactatttcctttcaggtgcagaagcttctcaatttaatatatttccatctgtttatatctgcttccatttgtttggagagtgctgtttcctccttaaagatgcctttagtctctcaatgtcatggggtgtttttttttaattttcaatggaATTTTATTGATCTAGAATTTTATTGATTTAGAAAAATGTCAGGGGTATAATTTTTAGTAAGGTGGtagcttttcttatttttttgaaacttttttttagaCTGTAaaggtattttattgtgtaggcaacaatcaaaatatatttgttactgatttttttcaaatattaaatggGATCTTAACAAAATTTGTCCACTTTGATGTATTCTTATACAACTTTGGAATCTGTAAAGACTCTGACTAAAGAAACAAGTAATTGCACAACGGAGACTGAAGGTGTTACAGGGCTGCAAATGATGCCATATGTCTTACATTTAACCATATATACCTGCAGAGGTCCCTTGATTTTGAACATTAGGAACAATAGAGGATTATACACTGAAATATAACTAATaactttttgctttgctttatttaaatacgACAGTATCTAACATAGCTGCTAAACACTGGACAATATTTGAAGTCATAAGCACATCCACATGCTCTTCCAAATGACGTTTGGGGTCCTGCTTGCCAATATTCTTTATTGCCAGCTGTTCAGGTGTCATCTTATCCTCTTCCTCTACAGTCTTATTATAATTCTTGGCTAGTTCCAACATTTCTTTTACCACTGATTCACTGTGTTTACAGTGTTCACTGTAGTCCTGAAGTGTCAAACCTTCCATCCATCTTTTCTTGTGCAAATTTAGCAACATCTTCTGTTCAAGTTCATTTTTCCGATAGTTAATAGTAATGGAATAATAATGTCTGTTTAGCCCATGAATTAATGCCTGGATGGATGGCTTGTTTAAGTGACCCAGATTTGACATTGTTTGTCTTGGTTCATGTCCTAAGACCATCATATTAGCATTGATCAATCTGAAGGCATCAATAACAACCTTTCCTTTTACACTCTGAATGGGATCCACAACCACTGCCACAGCTCTCTCCGACAAGGCTTCAAAGCTCTGCTGAGTGTTGATATCCACACCAGAAAGCCAACAGCCGAAGCCAGGGTGACTGTGATACCAACCAACAACCATCTCGGGCCTTCCTGTCTGCTTAAACATGTCCAACATTTTAGCTTGGAACACAGGATCAACAGCTTCCACACTGACACCTGTTCCTGACTGTGGCATAGCAAACATATCAATCACTCTGACAGTAAAATCATCAACAAATTCTCCAAGCATTAAACCCATAACTTCCATTGGAACTCCAGCACGACcatgttttaacatttttaatagagCCAGGGAAGAGATATAAACTTGTTCTGCCGTGTCTACTGCAGGAGCATCTGTAGGTGGTCCCTGACCCAGTCCAGGCATACCTCCTCCAAGTCTAAGAAGTCTGTCCATTTTTCTGTTCAGTAATTATACTTCTTATGATGTAAAGCTTCTATTTGTTGAGTTTGACAAGTTTCTTTTTCTCACGATCTTGTTAATACTGGTAGGTATAATTTTTCCCAggtctttttttcctccctctctcctgcgGGAGCAGGAAGCCGCGATCTGAGCCTCTGTGTCTTCCAGCTACAGGGTAGGACGCAGTGGTGGCAGCGGCGGCGACAGCAGGCGGCTCATACCCTCCCTCGGCCGGTTCCCGGATGAACCGTGAAGCAGCGAGGATGAATCAGCCCGATTCCATTCAAGAgtcctgaaacttttttttttatttaaacatcttgattacatatatgattgtgattaggtttcagtcatgtaaagaacacccccttcaccagtgcaacattcccaccaccaatgtcccaaatttcactccatcccactccacccccaccagtactctagacaggctttccagttccctcattcattcacatgattatggtagttctctgtgtagttatttctataactgcactcaccactctttgtggtgagcttcatgaagttccagccctcctctcattatgtctgaggattgttgcaaaaatgacttttatttttcttaaagcccatagatgagtgagactattctgtgtctctctctctcactctaaattatttcactcagcatgatagattccatgtacatccatgtataggaaaatttcatgacttcctctctcctgacggcttcataatattccattgtgtatatgtaccacagtttctttagccattcgtctgttgaaggacatctaggttgtttccagagcctgactattgtgaatagtgctgcaataaatataggtgtgaggaagggggttttgtattgtgttcttgtattcttagggtatatccctaggagtgaaatagctgggtcaaatgggagctcaatttccagattttggaggaatctccatatcactttccatagatgttggactagatggcattcccaccagcagtggataagagttcctttctctccacatccccgccagcactgattgttctcattctttgtgatgtgcaccaatctctgtggtgtgaggtggtatctcatcattgttttgatttgcatctccgtgatgattagtgacaaggagcattttttcatgcgccttttggccatttgtatttctttttttatcaaagtgtctgttcatttcttctccccattttttgatgggattagatgttttttttcttgtaaagttctatcagtgccctgtatattttggatattagccccttatctgatgggtgttgggtgaatagtttctcccactcggtagGTGaatcttgtattctgggcactattacttttgaggtgcagaagcttctcagcataatgtattcccatctgttgatctgtgcttccacttgtttggaaagtgcagtttcctccttgaagacgactttagtctcaatgtcatggggcATTTTATcgacgtgttgttttatatactttatggtatcaggtctgatatcaaggtctttaatccatttggattttacctttgtacatgatgttaactgggggtctatgtttgcttttttgcaagtggctaaccagttctgccagcaccacttgttgaagaggttttccctgatccacttaggatttcttgctcctttgtcaaaagttGGGTAATTGTATGTCTCGGGAACgttctcaagcctattccactgatctgagggtctgtctttattccaataccatgatgttttgataacaattgctttgtagtacagtttaaagttggtgaaagtaatgcctcccattttccttttccctaggagtgctttattcggggtgtttattgttccagatgaacttcataagtgtttgatccacttctttgaagaaagtcatgggtattttaaggggatcacattaaatctgtatagtgcttagggaagtattgacattttaatgatgttaatcctgccaatccatgagcagggtatgtatttccatttccgtgtgtcctctcttatttcttggagcaagactttatagttttctttgtataggtccttcacgtctttggtcaagttgactccaaaatatttgagtttgtgtggcaccattattggtgtataaaaaggtcattaatttctgtgtgttaattttgtagcctgccaccttgctatatgagtctattgtttctaaaagctttttggtagagtctttagggtttctaaatagagtatcatgtcatctgca
This genomic interval carries:
- the LOC126022586 gene encoding 26S proteasome non-ATPase regulatory subunit 14-like, with the protein product MDRLLRLGGGMPGLGQGPPTDAPAVDTAEQVYISSLALLKMLKHGRAGVPMEVMGLMLGEFVDDFTVRVIDMFAMPQSGTGVSVEAVDPVFQAKMLDMFKQTGRPEMVVGWYHSHPGFGCWLSGVDINTQQSFEALSERAVAVVVDPIQSVKGKVVIDAFRLINANMMVLGHEPRQTMSNLGHLNKPSIQALIHGLNRHYYSITINYRKNELEQKMLLNLHKKRWMEGLTLQDYSEHCKHSESVVKEMLELAKNYNKTVEEEDKMTPEQLAIKNIGKQDPKRHLEEHVDVLMTSNIVQCLAAMLDTVVFK